In the Zingiber officinale cultivar Zhangliang chromosome 5A, Zo_v1.1, whole genome shotgun sequence genome, GCCCCCTCTATCGTCCGATCAGACCTCATTTGCGGACGAGGCCCAGTCGGCTACGGAATGATGCCCCCTCAAGAACTCGATCCCTGCTCGGCCTCTCCACTTGGCTATAGAGTCCGGTTAGGCCATCTGTCCAGCACTTCTAATCAGACTATAGGTCCAAGCTGATAGCCCACCGAGCCGAGGTAATTGGCCAAGCTATCTCCGGGTGACCCAGGGGACTCGACTCTGAAGGGTGCTGATGCAACTCGAGGTTCCATCATTCCTAAGGGACTGAAGATCTGATCGGACCTCTAGTTCGATCGGCTAGGCCACTTGGCCAAGGCATTTTACCATGCTAGCCCCGAGCTCGACTTTGACCACCATGTCACCCGTCTTTCTTGACTTTGACCAGACTTTGGGACCCTCTATTATTCACCGTATCACatgcctcctcttcaagtctagcTGAAGAAGACTGCAAGTctgattgactagacacttgagTTTTTTGCATCTCTCGTTCTCTGATCATCTGATCGGGCGCTCGATCCCTGCTCCGTCGATTGGATGCTCATTCCTTGCTCCATCACTCAGCTCGAGCTGACGTCACACCAGTGCCTCAAATATAGGGGGTGTCACTTATCATTAATGCTTGGATGATGAGCACGTCTTTTCATCATAAGCTCGCTTAACACCTCCCATCCCTAATAAATATAGCCTGTATCCTTCCACCACGTGTCGCACGCCTATAAAAAGAATTATCTGAAATGACAGACAACTGTTGAAATTTGATGTGACCTCtgacaattcaaattcaatggtcCTAATCAATCCTCTCTCCTTCATTCCCATGATCGAATGGCCACCGGGACCATCCCTAAGGTTTTTAAGGACTACATCCTTTGACACAACTTTATCATTTTCGTATttctcatcttcatcttctttttcACTTTCTTCCTTACCCTTCTCCACTATCATCGACGATTGTTCAAGTTCCCTGCTTCCATCTTCCATCGTAAGTTACTTTTCCTTCTTTCCTTCATGCACTCTTTCTTTTTTCATGGGTGTTACTCCTCTTGTCACCATCCATGGACTTTGGTACATTTTCACTGCCTTTGATTTTAATGGTTGAGAAGTGGACCATATGCGCCTTATGTACCATCTTCCCCATGACCACCACATCATTATTCCCTCTGGCCACGATCGTCCCAATCTCCCTCCGACCGACTacttaaccttctttaaagatcaATTCCTTGACAACCTTCATTTTTCCCTACATCAATTCTTTACTAAAGTTTACAACTACTTCCATATACCGCTCTAACAGTTAGCCCCTTACTCTATTAAACTACTGTGTGGAGTCATTATCTTATTCCGTCTATATCAAGTTCTCCTACATCCCCGAttcttccactatttttattacttgaagaAATTTGAGGCGAGCGTCTTTCTCTTTCAGGCCTGGATGGGCGTTATTTTCTTCGTCAAAATAATCACTTCCAACAAGGGTTGGAAGTCCCATTACTTTTACCTCCGAGCCATACCTCCATTAGCCTTCCCAAATGGCTAGTAAATGGAATTACTCCTCCTCCCAAGCTAGGTGTATTCTGATGGGAGCCGGTCTATCTTAATGCCTCTAACTAGCTAGCCGGTCTTAAATTCAACATTCATAAGTTGCTCATAGAGGGTGTAATGTATATCTTCGAGCTTAGCCCCATCCGAGTCCAATTGCTTGACAACTTTGGTGAGAAATTTGACCTCCCTTTACTATTTTATCTAACTTATTTTTCTTCCTGTTCTATACCGAAAGTGATGTGAAAAACTTGCCTCGATGATTCTACCAAGTTGGATGACTAAGAAATGGACGATCGTGGTGAGGCCAAGCTGGAAAGCCATGGGCTTTTGCCGATAGGCTCGACCGAGGAGCCAATCAGCGAAGAAGGCGCGAGGCGAGTCTCAGAGACTGATGCGGCTGCAAATACTGAGGAGATGCCACCCCTCTCAGCCTTCTTTGCCTCCTGTGGTGGTGCTCTCTGAGTCTGCTATATAAGAAGAGTCCTTGGTCCTGCACCAACACCACAAGATGTGTTGGTCCGCTACACCAACACAACAAGTTTTTACCAAAATGTCGGCCCTGCATCCTTCATGCAAGCTGGGAGAGAGTTCCCAATCATCCCTCCTACGCTTGGAGCTAATCATCCCACGCCTGCTTCGTTCGAGCAGACGCCTTCACTCTTTGAACTATCACCCGATGTGATCGCCTTGCAGCTCGTCTTCTTTTTGCTGCCGCCTCTGACCAAACAGTTGCAACCTCGGTCCAAGATATCCTCCACTTATTGCTACGCTGCAGCTACCTTCGTAAGAGTAGCTCTCCACCAGCCCTTTAGAGCCACTCGTCCCCAAGCACACAATCAAGATACAAGGCCTCTTGGCTCAAACTTGGGCTGATTCTCGAGCGTGCATGGTTGAGTGCTCTCCAGAGGAGCTAGCCAATCGGTTATCTCGAGATGCCACAGGGGTAATCTTTTCTTCAATGTCATACCTTTGTTTTTCTCATGTGACTTTCTTTAATTTCTCCTTGATTTGCTAGTTCTAGGTGGCAGACGTGTCCATATACCAAAAAATGGCAAAGCTCAGTCATGATTACCGAACCTGGGAGGGCTCGGTTGAAGAAGCGGCCACTTCACAGGGCTTGATCAACCGGATTCAAGTTGAAGTGGCTCAACAAAAGGGCAAGCTCGAGAGCTAATTGGAGCTATTGCTAAGAGCTGAGCGGGCTCTTATGGAAGAGAAAGATGAAGGACACGACCAGGCAGTCTAACTTGAGAGGCTCcaaaaatagttgcaaacttctgaGTCCCGCCTCCAGTCAACGACCACTCAGAAATTAAGAgccattttcaacctagatttaAAGAACATGTTGGTGCAGCAGGGCTGACAATAggaggtgaattgcctataaaatGAAATgtctttctcgatctttcaactcaaattagtagcaacagtataattataaaaattaaattaaacaactataaaataaaagaagaggtacaatatttacttggttacaacttacgtggttgttaatccaagacaaatgaaaagctcttaaaagtctccttcgatgaaggtggagaagcctcttacactcgttgaatgctcagacagttgctaggaaatgaatacaagagttgatccTTAATTCCTaagtccaagggtctttttatagttcttgtaaaaTCTTATTTAGGGTTGGAAGACGCCTCCAACAAGCTAGAAAGCGCCTCCAGCAAGGCaagaaaggataaaactttatccttcacTAACGACAGTTTTTGTCTagtcaaaggcgccttcaagtgattgaaggcgccttccatgaagggttgaaggtgccttcaatagcttgaaggcgccttccaccagaaAGGCGCGAGGGTGCCTTCAATCCACTTGAAGGCGTCTTCAGCAGCTACTACTGGGCTCTAAGTCTTCTCCTTTGGCTCTTTCGctgcttcgctcgcttgggtgatttcaaccaaccagaatagggctcacccgaacccattttccggccttctccttgagtagtCTTCCTTTTCGTCTACCGGTGTCTCTTCGCATCACCTTGTCGTTCGGATGCATCTAGCCTGTCAACTCTCTTACcgtatcatccttctcgctaactgcatcttctgctcgacttcttgtgttcctaagctcccgcacacttaaatacaaggatcaaatacacagaatctaatttaacttggttgatcacatcaaaattatcatgGGGTGCCAACAGAAAGATGAAGCTCGAGCCCTCGCCGAGAAACTTGAAGAGATAGAGGCTAGCCTGATCTCCGAGTAGGTCAAAAATGAGGTTGAGCTGACTGTCCGAGACCTACAGCTTTAACAAAAACAACAAGCCCTAGATTCAAGGGGTGCCGGGCTAGAGGCTTTGTAGGCTAAGATGGAGGCATCAAAGACTGAGCTAAAGAATTATAAGGCAGGAGAGCTTGAGAAACTAGTAGCATTCAGAGTCGATTATCTACGCTCTCGGGACTTCAAGTATTGTTGGCCAATCGAACatctaagatgttcaactataGCATGGAGGGGTCCCTAAAGCAACTTAGGGAGGTAAGTCATCTGACCGCGAACATCTCTAAGAATTTTATCTATCACTAGAAGATTTTAGAGGACATTCTGGATGACGCCTTCCTAGATTTTTCTTAGAGATTTTTCAATTGGGGTTCCACCTTTAGCTCtataaaaaacttaaaaacttatgttGTCTTGATGTATGCACTCTTCCAATGCTTCTTTGCCCTAGAAGTTTTTTAACTTAGCATCGTGTCATGCATTTTtttctcttggagtggtgtcaatTTATCTATTTAAATTCATGCAAGTGGCACTTGAACAGCTGCCCATTCACATAAGTATCACTTCGACTAGTTGTAAAGTTTTAACCACATGACTGGACAGTCAGAGGACACAAGAAAAATCATTTATTACATGGCGCTAAGGTGTGAGTGCTTGAGACGCATGAGAGGAAGCTCgtttataactcggtcgatcgaCAAGAGAGTTTGGAATATAGGCGCGAGTACAagttcgcttataactcagtcgaatgGTCCGAGAGTTTGAGACATAGGtatgagagtaagctcacttataactcggtcaaacgTTGTGAAGTCTAGGATATAGGTGTGAAAgtaagcttacttataactcaggTGAATGGTCTGAGAGTCTAAGACATAAGCATGAGAGCAATCTTGCTTATAATTCAGTCAAGTGGCATGAGAGTCTAGATCTTAAACACGAGAACACTcttacttataacttggtcgaatgaTACAAGAGTCTAGAACTTAGGCGCTAGAGTAAGCTTGCTTAAAACTTGGTCGAATGGTCCAAGAATCTGGGACATAGGCGTGAGAGCAAACTTGCTTATAACTTAGTCGAGCAGTACAAGATTCTGGATCTTGGGCGCGAGAGCACGTTCGCTTATAGCTTAGTAGAATGACATGAGAGTTTGGAACATAAGAGCAAGAGTAAGCTCGCTTAACTTGGTCGAACAAtccgagagtctgggacacagggatgagagcaagctcacttataactcggtcgagcgGCATAAGAGTGTAGGACATAGGTGTGAGAgcaagcttgcttataactcgatcaAACTATCCAAGGGTCTGGGACATGGGCGCGAGAgcaagcttgcttataactcggtcgaatggCACAAGAGCTTAGAAAGGTCACATGAGTAGacacgcttataactcggctgaatgacgtaagagtctgggacttaggTGCAAGATCAATCTTGCTAATAACTTGGTTGAACAGTTTGAGAGTCTGGGAtttaggcgtgagagcaagcttacttataactcagccAAGTGATATGAGAGTCTAAGACATAGGCGTGAGAgcaaactcgcttataacttggtcaaataatttgagagtctgggacataggcaTAAGAgaaatctcacttataactcagtcgaataATATGAGAGTCTATAACTTAGGCGTGaaagcaagttcacttataacttggccgaacggttcaagagtctgggacataggtgcgagagaaagctcacttataactcagccgagcaacacgagagtctgggacataggcaCGAGACCAAACTCACTCATAACTCTGCTGAACAGTTTGAGAGTCTAGGATAGAGGCTCGAGAGCAAGATCATTTATAACTTGGTCAAATGGTCTGAGAGTTTGAGACATAAGCACAAAAGCAAACTTGATTATAACTCGGTTGAACAATACGAGAGTCTAGATAATCAGACTCTGTTCCTAAATTTGCCTGCATTTTTACTGAGCACAAACATTCAACAAGCTACATGTTTATACAACAAATGCATACCCTCAAGCCCGACAAGGATGCAAGTGGTTTGCACTCCATGATCACTCCAAGTTCTTCCCTTTAGCATCCTGGAGATAATAGGAGCCCAAGGTGAGTCTTTGCACCACCTTGTATGGCCCACCCCACTGCGGCTCCAATTTGTTAACATCCCTGATCGGCTTGATCCGCTTCCAAACGAGGTCACCCACCTGAAAGAACCTTGGGATAACTCTCCGATTGTAATTTTGCTGCATCCACTGACATTACACCATCAGCCGAATAATGACTTTATCTCTGTTCTCATCAATCATATTGAGCTCAATAAGACGCCGACCAAAATTATCCTCATCGTACAATTTCCTTCGATTAGACTTCATGCAAACTTCCACCGGGATGACTACTTCTCCACCATAAACATTATTAAAAGGAGTTATACATGTGGCTTCTCGGGGTACAGTAGGCACACGACACACTGGGTAGCTCCTCGACCTAACTTCCTCCAACATGATCAAGCTTAGTTTTGAGTCCTCTGATGATTTCCTTATTGGTGACTTTCGCCTGAATATTGCATTAAGGATAGGTCACAGATGTAAAAGCTTGTGTGATGCTATAACTTGAACACCATTCTTGGATCTTTAGATCCTGAAATTGCCTTCTGTTATCCTAGACGAGCTTGTGGAATTCCAAACCAGTATACGACGTTCTGTTAGAGAAACTTGATAACCATTCCCTCGGTTATCTTTGCAAGTgcctcagcctccacccacttataAAAATAATCCACGAtcactaaaaaaaaatttcttctgaGAGGACGCTATCGGAAAGGATCTATAATGTTCATACCCCATTAGTCGAACAAGCATGAAATAATCGAAGTCTTCAATAATTTCGTAGGGTGGTGCAGAATATTCTGATACTTTTGACATGATAGACAAGTGGATACTAGCCGAACCGAGTTAGCTTGCAGAGTGAGCTAAAAATACCCAGCCAGTAAAATCTTTTGAGTGAACGATCAACTGCCCAAGTGGTTTTCGCATGAACCCTGATGAACTTCTTGTAAAATGTATTGCATATCCTTCGACCCGACATACTTGAGTAAATGATGAGAGAAATCCCTCTTGTATAAATGATCCCCAACCAATGTTAACCTATTGGCTCTCTTCTTGATTATTCATGCGTGCTCTTGATCGGCTGGTAAAATTTGTTGCTAAAGAAATGAAAGTAATGGTGCTCTCCAGTCATATTGTAGCTCTAGCTCGGCTTGCCACTCAATGTAAGATGTCAGCAATGCCTGCTCTACCAGCTTATCTAGAGTCTACAAGATTAAGGAGCTAGCCAATTTAGCTAACTCGTATGGGGAATTTTCTGTAAAATCACTTCTTGAAACCCTGCTCTCAACCTTTCAATACAATCTTAGTCGCTCACTGTTAATATCGAACTTTCCCGACAGTTGCTGAGTTGCTAACTAAGAATCTGAGTAGATTAGGACTTGGGAGGCTCCCACATGCTTTGTGACTTGCAGTCcgactatcaatgcttcatactccacttcattattggtggctcaaTAATCCAACTAAATAGATAATTGCATTCTGTCTTTGTGGGGTGATATTATAAGAATCCTGACACTACTGCCTTTGCGAGTGGACGATCTATTTACATACATTTTCCAAGTTTCCTCTGGCTCTGGGCTTGGTATCTCAATCATAAAATCAGCTAAAACTTGAGCTTTGATGATTGTTTAGGGTtggtattgtatatcatattcgtTAAGCTCCATGGTTCACTTGATCAATCTTTCCGAAGCCTCCATGTTAATGAGCACTCGACCTAGAGTGCTATTAGTCAATATAATGATTGGATGAGAAAGAAAGTAGGGGCATAACTTGCAAGTGACAAAGACTAGCCCATATGCTAATTTCTCAAGAGCGGTGTAGCaacatttaatattttttaataaatgacCTAAGAAATACACAAGTTGTTGCTCTTTGCCCTCCTGCGTTACTAATAACGACCCAACTGTGCTCTTGGTAGTTGACAAATATGCCCACAACGGTTCGTCCATTATTGGTTTAAcgagtcactacaagaaaaaaacctaacaacaacagtttttcaccgttgtcgtagcccatttagaactgttgttaaatcccgtgttgttaaaaggggtgcccaaagacaacagtttttaaccattgtctttgaaggcaaagacaacatttttacaacggtgaaaaactgttgtcttttccttcaaagacaacagtttttcaccgttgtctttgagcatctacctttaataacaggggcttcaacaacagttttaaactatctacgacaacggtgaaaaaccgttgtcttttttagataaaaattaaaaaaaattaatacacaatttttcaatattataaatcattcaaaatactaaatttcaaaataaaatttaatatataattttctaacattcaaaaaaaaatatctataacattctgaagaaatttcataagcaaccaacaaaatgataacactattaaaacaaaggtagaacaatataacaagagattttctacttagatgtcggtgaagaggagggattgtagattctagtgctccttaatttatCTTTATAGAAAATATAAAGATCATTCTTCGTAAAAAGCTATTGCCGCCAACTCAAGGAACACTGGCTTAAGACTGTAAAAAGCTAGCATACTTGGCCCCAAGGAAAAGCCTTTGGATGCAAAGAAGAGCATTCTTCGTCACCTCAGCATTTTCATGATTCATGAGCTTCATCACTCTGTCCTTGGCCTTCAGGTCTGACACGATGATTCTTCCAGCAGGATGATACTTGATAAACTGAGAAAGATCATAACATGCAACAGCAAGAGCCCTAGGATCGGTAGAAGTGTCAAGGATTGTGATCAGAACACGTAGAATCTGCACAAAACATTCTGAAATTAAATGCGGGCCAACATTTTCCCCATCTTCATGTCCATTAATAAAGATGGTGCAATTTCAATAAAGATAAATTATATTATAGAAAATATTATCTTAATTGTTATATTATAGAAAATGAAGATCTCAATAAGAAGCTTACAAGTCCAAGTGAGGGTCATAGACTTGAGCGCTAGCAAGTCCTTGAAGCTTATCTGAGTTCCTTCCACCAGCTACATAAACCTTCTCGCCTATTGCAGTACATGCAAAATCAATTCGTTTTGTGCTCATGCTGGCTGCAGTGCTCCACTCCTTCTTGAATGTATCAAAAACTATGACGGAATTCACTTCCGATAAATTTGTCTCCGACCATACAGTTGAACGTGGGATGTAGCAGCCACCAATCACCAAGAACTTGTTACATATATTTGCACATGAAAACCTACAGAATTCTTCATCAGAAGTGGGCCCTGGCATTTGCGGCAGCGGACGCCAACGATCTACATCAGGATCATAAGCAAGCCACATAGCCGAATTATTGGATCCAAGAACAAACAACCAATCTCCACTCCACCCTCCCTCCGCCTTTAAATCTGCATAATACTTGCTCCTGATTGCACGTTTCCATCTTTTCGAAACACACTCTAGCAAACCATGATATCCATGCGAGATCATTACCAAACATCTCAAAGCCAAATCATTTGGCAGACCAGGAATAATAGATTCAGACATCCTGTTTCACAAAGCCAATAAGTTAGAAAATCATAAATCACTCGAGCAGAAATTATATGGAACTTGATCACCCAAATCAACCCTGCGGATCTATCCATATTCAGATCTGTAGACAACATGAGCATCTAGAAGGAACTCACTCGCCATGTTCAGATCTCTAGAGCACAAATTATATGGAATAAAAAATCTCCTACGCATTGAAGATGAAGTAGCGATCGAATTGAAGGCGACGAGTTGGGAAATGGCTCTTGGATTGAATCACGCAAACAACGCAAAGCATATGGAAGAAAGGAGAGGTGACTAGCTTACTCATCGACACCCACGGACtccatttttgttttttttggctTCGATTCCTCGCAGCGAGCAGCAGAGCGAAGGGGAGGGGCGGAACCGAGGTTTCTTCCCTGATGGTAACGGAAGAAGTGCGCCTTCAGCCACTTCTTCCGTAAGCCAGTGCGCCTGAACCCCAGTAGGAAGAAGTGAAGAAGACCGCCGTAAGGTGAAGGATCTTGTCGGAGAACCCCTTCGACAAGGTGGATGCTCGTTGCTGCTGTCGTCGCTCGCTATTGCCGCCAAAAGATGTTTGTTGCTGCCATCACCGATTGGAATCCAGAAGAGGAAGATTGGGCAGTGGATGGCCAGCCGGCGACAATGTGTGGGCAAAGGTTGCCGCCGGCCGTTGgtgaaggagaagaagtggaagggCGGTGGCGTCGCGAGCCCTAGCTCGAGGAGAAGCCACGCGAGATCAGAATCGGGGGTTCTGGTACTGTGTCATGCGAACAAATAAAGGAAAGGGAatggttttctcctcctttaatatGGGTCATCCGATTTGATGAAGATGGATCCATTTGATCTAACTGATGAAGAGATGAGTGGTGCGGATCTAGTTGCCTTCTTGTTTCGATCCAATGGTCCATGTAGCTTCAAATCTGGATGGAGGGTTGGATggcttagatctgaatgaagAAGGAAGATTTCTCTTGATCTGGATCAACGACTCATATTAAGTCTGCTTGATCTCcatcatttgacctccaaataaAGTCAAATTTGGAGGAAGAGCGTCTTTCGCGGAGGAGTCACAAAGGAGGAGTCGGAGATAGGTTTTTGTTCATTTGAAGAGTCACATAGaagtgggttttaggtttttttttatgaagttaaaaaaactgttgtgtttttaggattcaacaacattcaatagataacagtttaataaaactgttgtatattatcatataagcaacactaaaagacaatagttttttaaaaccattgtctttgacacacattagacaacagtgttttaaaaaactgttgttatttaaaaaatattatggtgaacaacaacaattttcaataaaactgttgttaaaaggaaaaaaaataacaatttcttgaaaaactgttgtctattaggtgtggttaaatccagaAATTCTTGTAGTGAGTATAGGCAAAGTAGACAAGTAATTCTTTAGTTCCTCCATAGCCTTGTTGCACTCAGCATGTTACTGGAATTTGGTTGTCTAACAAAGTATTTTGAAGGATAagcttcgatcgaccgatcttgaAATGAAGCGAGATAATAATGTGATCCGTTTGGTCAGCCGTTGTACTTCTTTTAGGTTACATTGGGGCATCATGTCCCGGAGGGTTTGTACCTTACTCGAATTAGCTTTGATTCTCCACTCGATCACTATATAATCCAAGAAGCGTCCACTCCTGGATTTGAACAAGCACTTGCAAGGGTTAAACTTAAGTCTGTACTTCCTCAATGTTCGATAAGTTTCATCTATGTCGGCACACATATCGACCACTCAGAGGGACTTAattagaatgtcgtccacatacaacTCCATATTTCATCCGATCTGTTTTTGGAATATTTTGTTCATGAGTCGTTAGTAAATAACCTTTGCATTCTTTAGTTTGAACgacataatattataataataaatttcTTCTGTAGTGATAAAGCTAATCTTTTCTTGGTCTTCTTTGGCCAACGGGACTTGATTGTAATCTTGGTATGCGTCCAACATACAAATTAGTTCGCAACCTAAGGTTGAGTCCATAACTTGATCGATGTAGGGAAAAGGATAATAGTCCTTTGGACATGTATTATTTAGGTCGTTGAAGTCCATGCAAACACATCACTTATTCCCGTGTTTAGATACCAGGATCACGTTGGACAACTAACTTGGGAACTACAGTTTCTAAATGTGTCGTGTCTCGAGCAATTTATCCACCTCCACTCTCGGATGATCTTGTTCTGTTCAATTCCAAAGTCTCTCTTCCTCAGCTTGAATGGCTGAGTGTTTAGGTGTACGTGGAGCACTTGTTCTATAACTACTGCATTATACCTATGCTTTTTTGGGGCATTCCGACGAAGACATCATTGTTGCATGTTAGGCATGCGACCATTTCTACTTTGAGTTTTGGGGTTAGATCGACTGCTATTTGAGTGGTGGCCTCTGATCTGCTGGGTTGGATATGCATCTCCTCTTTCTTTTCATAAACTAACGTTGGGGGTGCTTCATAGATGGTGTTAAATTCCATTCGTTGAGTCTTTCGAGCAGTGCGAGCTTCTGTATTAATTATATCCATGTAGCACTTACATGCTACCAGTTGGTCTCCCTTCACCTCGCCCATCAAGTTATCGACTGGAAACTTGATCTTTTGACAGTATGTGGAAACAACAGCTAAGAACTTGTTTAAGGTCGGTCGGCCTAAAATCACATTGTAGGCTGAAGGCACGTCCACCACGATGAAAATTGACTAGTGGGCCGTCATTAGAGGCTCCTCCCCCCAAAAGATAACTAATCAGATTTATCCGATTGGTTGTATCTCATTTCCAGTGAATCCGTATAGGGGTGTTGTCATTGGTTGGAGCTCACTCTTCTTTATTTGCAGTTGCTTGAATGCctccttgaagatgatgttgagaaagctccctgtgtcaacgaaAGTGCGATATATGTTGTAATTGGCTATAACCACCTTGATGATCAGGACATCTTTGTGCGGTACACCCGACTACATGAATATCTAGTCGGTAGACATGTGACTTTCTAGCTCAGTTAGAGTTATCGTCGGTTGGGCCACCCACGATCATGCCAATATCTCCCTGAGCATCATTGTCGTGATTTACTTCTTCACGTGTCGGTTAAGAACTCAGCAGGAGCTTGGGCAAGAGCTCAATTGTTTCATTTCCGGGGCCACTGCTGGTTCCGATGGGCATTTTCCTTGCCCAGCCTAGCCCGGGGGCCCACTCGGTGGCCGATAACACCTATTGTGTGGAGATGGTGATCTCTCGCAGGACCCGTGGCCACCCTCCCGACGTATCTCCTTATTATACTGAAAACAATCTACTATGTTGTGGGTTCTCGACTGATGGTATATACAAAATGACAGGGTCCATCGGCGGCGCTTAGGGAATGGTACCTGATCGACCTTTAAATGTTACGTAATGTGGGGCCTTGACTCATGATGATGCAGCTGATGTCCCATTCGGGATCCTTTGTGTGACAGTGGAGCAGAGAAGCTTAGCGCTTGGGGGTAGAGACAAAAGTAGGTGCAACGACTTCCTTTTTCTGAGTGGACTGCGTCTCCTCTACATTGATATAGTTGATCGTCCTTCTGACCAGATGGTCGAAGTCACTAGGAGGTTTTTGATCAGGGACCAGAAGAAGTCCCCATCAGTGAGTTATTGGGAGAAGACATTCACTAAAATCTTTGGAGTGACCAAAGGAACGTTCATGGTCActtgattgaaccttttaatatacgCTCTCTGTGCCTCCTTAGGCCCTTGCTTGAGGGAAAATAGGCTCAGTGTGGTATTGTGATATTGGCGGCTGTTGCAAAGTAATGAAGGAACACCTT is a window encoding:
- the LOC121980034 gene encoding F-box/kelch-repeat protein At1g16250-like; translated protein: MESVGVDEMSESIIPGLPNDLALRCLVMISHGYHGLLECVSKRWKRAIRSKYYADLKAEGGWSGDWLFVLGSNNSAMWLAYDPDVDRWRPLPQMPGPTSDEEFCRFSCANICNKFLVIGGCYIPRSTVWSETNLSEVNSVIVFDTFKKEWSTAASMSTKRIDFACTAIGEKVYVAGGRNSDKLQGLASAQILRVLITILDTSTDPRALAVACYDLSQFIKYHPAGRIIVSDLKAKDRVMKLMNHENAEVTKNALLCIQRLFLGAKYASFLQS